The sequence TCCGCAAGATAATCACCCTCGGGATAGCCGCGGACGGAATTCATCCCTCCCAGCTGGAACTGCTCGGCCGAAGGGAGGGTATGGGAGGCGATCTGGAACTGGAAAGATGCGTCAAGATAGCTCCCGTAACACATGCGCTGCAGCCGCTCAAGGGTATGCTCGTATTTGAAGAAGAACCCGCCGGTATCTGTGCGGCTTGCCAGCGGGTCATTCCGCCTGGACGCGCCCAGGAAACCCGATGTCCCGAAAACGAAACGCGGCGTGAAACTTGTCTGGCCGTGATCGTCATTGCCTATTATATCCAAGCCCGCATAAGGCAGCCGGAGGTCCTCTTTGGCCGTCACCTCGGTATGCATCTTCTTCTTTATGCATTTGATGTCGATCCCGGCCTTACCGGTGACCTGAAGGTCTTCCGAAAGATACAGCTCCTGGGACAGGTACGGGCTATATATCTGGGTCTTGCCCGTAATATCGTAAATGAGGTACTCCTGCCCCAGTTTCAATTCAAAATAGGAGGCATCGATCCCCAGTTTTGTGCCGACGGTCGTGATCGGCAAAGCATAGCTCACCGATTCTCCGAACGCATCCTCGCTGAGGAGCGAATTGACGAAGATCACATCAAAATTGCCCGTGAAGTTAGAGCTCCAGAAGAGGACGAATGTGCGGTACTTACCGGTGAGGCGCGAACCATGGTTATCGACACCCCCGCCCAGGTGGTACGGGAACCTCTCTTCGGCCTTAAGGGTGATATCCGTCGTACCGGCCTCTTTCCCCGCGCCGATAACGGACTTGACCTCTAGGTCCGGGTTCTGGTTCAGGCGCAGCAGGTCTCTCTGTAATACGTTTATGTTAAGGAGCTCGTCCTTTTTGGTGTGGAAGTACCTGGTGATCGACCTGGTGGAGAAGAACCTGTTACCTTCGACATTAAGGCTGCCCATCTTCCCTTCGAGTACGCGGATCTCAATATTCCCGTCCCTTATCTCCTGCTCCGGCACATAGACGTTCGTGGTAAGGTACCCCTTCTCCCTGTACTTTGCCTTTATATTTTCCGTTATCTTATCCAGGTCCTCGAAAGTGACCGTACGATTGAGATAGGGTTGATATGTGGGAGAGAGGTCGGCCTCTTTGAATATGGTCGAGCCGGTGACCGCCACAGATGCGAGGGTGAACGTAACGGTCACGCCGGAAGGTTTGGGCTTCTCTTCCTCGACCTCTGCCCTGGGGGGCCTTACCCTCTTCTCTTCCAACTCCCTCTGCCTCCGTTCGATCTCCTTCTGGTAGCGGCTGGCCTGGGCTTCGGGTTCCTGGCCCGCGGTAGGGGTCTGGGCGAGGGCGGGGAGAGCGAACAATACGACGAATAGCAGTATCCCCGCCAGCTTAAGTATATTCATGGTCTGATTATACCTCAACAAAAAAGTCCCCGCAAGGACTTTACTCAAGCATGTTGCCATTTCCCGGGAATGGCCTTATAATATGCCCTGACAGGAGGGTGATATGAAAAAAGGTCTGGTAATATCGATGATCGTCATGGTCTTTACCGGCCTCGTTCTCATCCTGAAGATGGGATTGATGCCGCAGGTCGAAGGCGTCATAAGCGACTTTCATCAGCGCTACAACGACGGGGAGTTCGGATATATCTACCGGGAGATGGCAAGCGGCCAGTTCCGGGAGGCGCTGCCTTACGGGCCGTACGAGGAGTTCATGAATAAACTGCGTGACAGGTTCGGGAAGGTCGTAAAGGCGGAGAGGACCGGGTGGGGCGTATTCTATAAGAACATCGGGTCGACCTTCAACCTCCGGTACAGGACCGTATACGAGAGGGGCGAGCTCGAGGAGAATTTCACCCTCTTGAAGCACGGGTCCGGATGGCGCATCTTAACCTACGACGCCGGGTCCGGGAAGTAGATATTTTACTCCAAAAATTTAAACGCTGTGATATAATGCCGCCCATGAACAAGAAAAGCATACAGGACCTGGAGAAGCTCCGTAAAAAAGCGGTCTTTTACAGGACCCTCAGCATCCTCTTTGCCTGCATCATCATATCAATATCTGCGGCGGAATCCATACGCTGGATCAGGGAGAACGCCATGGAATTGGGGCTGATCGATATCGACGCAAAGGGCCCGTACCATAAAGAGATAAAAGAGCTCATGGAGCCGATCAGGTATTCCGGGCTTAAAGACCTGCTCGATGCCAATACGCGGCTATCCGTAGATTTCGAAAAGAAAGAATGGACACTGCACAATATACATCAATTCGACAAAGACGGGAAGATACTGCTGAAGGAGAACCGCTTCGGGCTGTGCGGAGACCTCGCGGCATATATGTATGAAAAGGTCTCGCCCATGCTGGACAAAAGGTATTCCATCAGTTTTGTCTCTGTTTCGGAATCCAATTTCTTCCAGGCCCCCAGGGGCTCCCATATCGCCCTGAAGATCACGGACAGGGCGATCAACCTCATACCCAATATATACCTGATCGATCCCACCTTCCGCAGATACAGGAAGATAGAATACTTTGAAGATTACGCCTTTTACTCCGAGATGCCGGAACTCCCGTTCTATAAGGAGAAGAGCAGGGATGAGACCTTTATCGCGGGCACCCAATGCCCCATATTGATCAAAGGGGATTTTTTACTCTGTATAGGCCTGGATTATGTGGACGATAAATTCGATAAGGACAATTTCGTGCTGTTCCTCTCCCTGACAAAACGGCATAAATATTTCTCCAGGCCGGTCTTCGCGCTCCGAAAAAGGAATAACGTGACCGGCACGTCCAAAGACGACGTCCTGGCGCAGAAGGTCCTGGGGAAACAGGAATTCGGAGAGCTATGCCAGAAGGTCACTCTCTTCTTTAACGAGATGCAGTATCCTACGCGGTGATCTTATCGAACTCTTCGATGGTGATCGCCGGGAAACTGGTGAAGGCGATGCCCGTCAGCTTGTCCAGGGCGATCGACGCCTTCATCACATCCGCTATACCGGGAAAATCCGTTATCAGCACTATATCGTATTTGCCCAGGAGCGCGTACATCGAGCTCACCTTGCCGCCGGCCTTCGCTATCGTATCGAGTGCCTTCTTCGTCCTGTCGGCCGAGATGCCCTTCATCGCCTCCTGCGAATACTTCCCGTACATGAAGAACTTTGCCATAAAACACCTCCCTTTTATTTTCCGGTGCCTTAAGAACGGTCACTCGCCGTATATGGCGGCAATTATGATGCCTTTGACCGGCATTTCTACCAGACCCATGACCGTCCAATAAACGACCACACCCGTGGCTACGGTCATGAACGAGTAAGTCGAGAACATCCCGGGCAGCATGCCGACGGCCCATACGCATAACCCGAATATGGCTCCTTTAGCCACCCTGCCCTTCCCCGGGATGCCTTTCCGGAGCAACGCATAGACGACCGCGAGGACCGCGTTGAGAAAGAAGCCCCCTATCATGAACGCCGGGCCGGGAGGGCCTTCCATCGGCCTCCAGACATTCGTCGGTTCAAGTTTATACACCCAGCTGAAGAGCCACCCGCAGGTCACTCCCCCGAAGATCATGCCGAATACCGAGAGCGCCAGCGCGGCGATGAGTATCTTCCCTATCTTCATATCATTCCTCCTCTGTTGTCTTCCATTTTACCATAAAAACGGCCTATATCTCTACGGGACGTTTTCCGCTATCGTCGAGATATCTCCTGATCAACGCCAGCAGGTCTTCCAGTTTGATCGGTTTTATGGCATAGTCGGCGGCCCATAAATGCTTCGATTCGAATATGGAATCGGTCTCTGCCTTGGAGGTCAGCATTATGACAGGGGTATTTACGTTATCGGGGTCCGAATTGATATGCCTGAGGAATTCGAACCCGTCCATCCCCGGCATCTTGATGTCCAGTAGGACGATGTCGGGCGACGCCTTCATCTTCTCAAGGGCATCGATCCCGTTATAGGCCACCATGACCGAGTATCCTCTCATGGCCAGGAACTCTCTCACGGATTCGACGAAATCCTTTTCGTCATCGATGACCAGTATCTTCTTCATATTTTCGACCCATCTATCTCTTTCTGTATAGCTTCCAGGTCGGCTTCTATCTTCGCGATGTGCTCTTCCACCTCTATCATCTTCCTTCCGATATATGCGTTTATATCCTCGTAGATCAGTATATCTCCCCGCTTGCGTACCCATGAATCCCTGGGTATCACCACATTCCTGCCCCCTATCTTCTTCATGACCATGCCGGGAGGCACGCCGGCGCTGCGGAGCTCTTCCTCCCCGTCATCCTGGGCGTAAACCGCAAATGAGCCGAGCGCTATGATCAGCGCCATTGAAAGGATTACGATATCTTTTCGCGTCATCATCTCCGTTTTATGGTCCTATTTTTTTGGTTCCTGCAGCTCTTTATGTATGGACTCCAGGGCGGCGTCTATTTTCGAAAGGCGCTTTTCGATCTCCATAAATTTCCTGGCGGCATATTCGTTGATATCCTCATAGATCAGCGCATCCCCCTGTTTGCGTACTATTGCATCTTTGGGCATTATGATATTACTGCCTCCTACTTTTCTGGCGACCATGCCCGGGGGCATCCCGCTGTCGTCCTCATCTCCGTCATCCTGGGCGTAAGCCGCGTATGGGCACAGGGCCATGATCAACGCTATCGACAGGATCATGATATTTTTTCGCATCATCTCCTCCGTTTCGGCATCCTCAGGCGCCGTTCACCTGAGGTACTTCGCGATATACTCCAGACTCTTCTTCTGGGGCGCCTGGTACGCCTTCAAAGAATACCCTACCGGTATGACGGCCATGAATTCGCCCTTCGATTCGCCCAAAAATTCCCTCACCTCGTCCTTCAAGAGGAAGAGTATGCCGAGCCATACGCTTCCCAGCCCCAGCGAAGTGGCCGCAAGGAGAAGGTTCTGGACGGCGGCGGATGAACTCTGTATCTCCATCGTGCGGAAGAAGTCCTTGCCGAGTTCCTTGCCGACCTTAAATAGTTCGGTGCCGTGTTCTATCAGGGTGCCGGAATTGACCACGGCGATCACTGCCGGAGCGTTAGTTATGCTACGCGCGGCCATACGGAGGATGGAGGAGGCCGGCTTCGGGAAAGAGGATGACTTATCCGCGACCAGCTTCGCCAGCGCCTCTTTCTTCTCTCCGCGCACGACTATGAAGCGCCATGACTGCTGGTTATGGGCTGAGGGCGCCTTATTGGCGGCATCCAGTATCTTACGTATCAGCGCATCGTCGACCGGCTTATCCTGGAACTGCCGGATGCTGCGCCGTTCGGTTATCGTACGTAGGGTCTCGTTGTCGGTCTTAGCGGTCATCTGATATCTTTCGATGCCATTGATCACATCTCCTTATTCTCCACCGTGATCTTCGTCGCTATAAGCATGCCTGAGGGGTCTTTATAGTGTTCAATGGTCACATAATCATCCGCTTCGATATCGGATAATTTTATGTCGTATATGCCTTCCATGATGGCGGTCTTTGCGGGGACCGAAAAGGTGAGTTCGTTTGCGGCCTTTATGGTGATGGTCGAGCGCGAAACGTCCACTCCTGTCACCTTACCGTCAACGGTCATCAATTCCAGCTCTTCCGCATTCTCCTGCGCGCGGCAATCGACCATTACCGAAACGCTCAAAAGTGTCACTAAAACCAATGCTATGATCTTACTCACGATGACCTCCTTAGCTGAACCATGAGACACCTAAAAATTTTAGGGTCCCCTCCTTCGCAGCTTCTGCCATTCAGAGATGTTTTGCTTCGGAGGGCAGGCTGCCGCTCCCTCGCCTTTTGTTTCTATAGGGCATTCAACGCTCTCGAGGCGTACCAATGACCGATCGTGGATCCTAGGCGCCGTAGTGCCCTAATACTCCAAAAGGCTCGGTCGCGTCATACTAAAATTTCCTCTGTGAAATTTTAGTATTTTAATAGTCTATAGCTTATCCCAAATTTTTCCTTTATAAAAATTTGGGGTCATACTAAAATTTTCTGCCCGACCACAGCTTTTTAGCTTAGCACTAAATGTTTAACTTCACTGAAAAAACTGCTTAGTGATAAAACCAATAGCTCCACCAAATGATAAGGGTTGAAAATCAAACTTAGTTTTAATTCCAGCCCCTACCAAACTTCGGAATCTTGGCAATACTGTCGTCTCGTTGGGGTCAAAAACCCAAAAGCGCTTAATTCTAGTAGGTCCGACTGACCCTAATGCAAAAAAATATCTGAAAAATAGATCACTATCTGGTAAAGAATATCCTAAAATAAAAATATTTTCTGCGTTTCTTAATTCAGCTGCAGCGCGACTCCATACTTTTGATAAGTCTTGTTGGTGCAACATTTTGTTCCAGGTAGGTGGCACAATAACCGGCTCGGATTTAATTAATTCCTGACAATGTGTAAGGCCAGATGTTGATAACTTTGATACAAAATCTAAATGGACCGATTCGATACCATGTAAAAAATGGAAATGATGATTTTTAAAATAATCACTAATACTGAATGGCACTATTTCCCCGCATTTAGAACACTTAGCCCAATTTACAGAACCGTGTAATTTAAATAAATTTACAAATCCTTGCTTAAAATCTTCTGATAAACAATAATTTGCAGGATGATCGTGAAAGTTTAACGCATAGTCTAAACCAATATCATAATTAAAGGTTATTATAGAGCAACGGTTATGATTGGCATTGGCATTTAGTTTGGTAATTAATTCTACAAAGTCATTGTAAGAATTCGGAGGATATATATTCTGATCCTCCACTGGGAATAAGATGGTTTTTTCTAATGTCTTATAAATTAGCCTCTTCATGGACAATAAAAGAGAATCTGTATTGTTTTTAGACAAATTTGGTAACATATTAATCAACTGTCCCATTTCAAACGCAGCAAATACAGATTCAATATTATCTAAATTTAGCTCTGATTTAGAGTGAACTGGCTGTAAGGCAGAAATGGCATTAAATACATCATCAAAATCAGATTTGTATTCACCTAAATTATCAGTTTTTCTTAACTCATCGGCTTTTTCAAGAAAATCAGCCATTAGAGGCGCACCAGCCTCTTTTGAGGCACCAGCACCTAATATAAATACAATCTCGCTCATTTATCCTCCAATAATACACCGATAGTCTAGTATTTGTCCCATAGGGTCCGTTTTCCGCGGAGCCACCTCCTAACCTGGCACCTTTGCAAACGGACCCTATTTAGTCATTTATTGCATTTTTGCATACGAGTGAGGCAGAGAGATTACTAAACTGCTATGATAATTTATTCGCTTTGAATGTTAGATAGTGGGAGAGTATCGTCTTTGCTCAATTTTTTGAAAAAATCGTCTAACTTTTCTTTGGAATCAAAATCTAACAATGTTGGCGTATTTTGAATATCACTTTCATTAAATTCAAGGCCAGTAATATCCTTAACATCCTGTTTAAACGTTTTTACATTTCGCATGCTTTGGAAAACTGGCCACTCATATAAGGATTCTAACGTAACTGTTTTCTCTTGAACAGCAATTTTCAAATTTTTACAAAAAGCTTCGTAATCCTCATTGAGAGCTGCGACGCACGTTTTAAAATCTGCACTGCATGATTGCCAATTGTGCCCATTTAATAGCGCCTTACATTTCTCAACATTCCCTTGCCACTTGTATGTTTGGGCTAAATTTATTAGACCCATAAGCGCTGATATAGAACTGGCCAAATGACGATTGTTTGCATATTCTAGAATTAATTCGGCAGAAAAATATTGTTTGTTTTTTAT comes from Candidatus Omnitrophota bacterium and encodes:
- a CDS encoding POTRA domain-containing protein; protein product: MNILKLAGILLFVVLFALPALAQTPTAGQEPEAQASRYQKEIERRQRELEEKRVRPPRAEVEEEKPKPSGVTVTFTLASVAVTGSTIFKEADLSPTYQPYLNRTVTFEDLDKITENIKAKYREKGYLTTNVYVPEQEIRDGNIEIRVLEGKMGSLNVEGNRFFSTRSITRYFHTKKDELLNINVLQRDLLRLNQNPDLEVKSVIGAGKEAGTTDITLKAEERFPYHLGGGVDNHGSRLTGKYRTFVLFWSSNFTGNFDVIFVNSLLSEDAFGESVSYALPITTVGTKLGIDASYFELKLGQEYLIYDITGKTQIYSPYLSQELYLSEDLQVTGKAGIDIKCIKKKMHTEVTAKEDLRLPYAGLDIIGNDDHGQTSFTPRFVFGTSGFLGASRRNDPLASRTDTGGFFFKYEHTLERLQRMCYGSYLDASFQFQIASHTLPSAEQFQLGGMNSVRGYPEGDYLADLGGSLSVDWIFPMYLIPADWKLPCSETPLRRQIEPVVFFDIGGGKLNKTYPGEKREKFLMGAGGGLRVNFKRNLSMRFEWAGALGDDPTSGAGPSTFYLTVQANI
- a CDS encoding GYD domain-containing protein; translated protein: MAKFFMYGKYSQEAMKGISADRTKKALDTIAKAGGKVSSMYALLGKYDIVLITDFPGIADVMKASIALDKLTGIAFTSFPAITIEEFDKITA
- a CDS encoding response regulator; amino-acid sequence: MKKILVIDDEKDFVESVREFLAMRGYSVMVAYNGIDALEKMKASPDIVLLDIKMPGMDGFEFLRHINSDPDNVNTPVIMLTSKAETDSIFESKHLWAADYAIKPIKLEDLLALIRRYLDDSGKRPVEI
- a CDS encoding nitroreductase family protein, giving the protein MTAKTDNETLRTITERRSIRQFQDKPVDDALIRKILDAANKAPSAHNQQSWRFIVVRGEKKEALAKLVADKSSSFPKPASSILRMAARSITNAPAVIAVVNSGTLIEHGTELFKVGKELGKDFFRTMEIQSSSAAVQNLLLAATSLGLGSVWLGILFLLKDEVREFLGESKGEFMAVIPVGYSLKAYQAPQKKSLEYIAKYLR
- a CDS encoding DUF5666 domain-containing protein, whose protein sequence is MSKIIALVLVTLLSVSVMVDCRAQENAEELELMTVDGKVTGVDVSRSTITIKAANELTFSVPAKTAIMEGIYDIKLSDIEADDYVTIEHYKDPSGMLIATKITVENKEM